The following coding sequences are from one Hymenobacter sp. DG25A window:
- the rfbD gene encoding dTDP-4-dehydrorhamnose reductase has translation MSNILVFGASGQLGQCLQHVAKERNLSNLVFLAEAEANILDEEKLAAVFAKYQPAYCINCAAYTAVDKAEDEVALARKVNKDGAVNLARLCEQAGATLLHISTDFVFAGTGNQPLVETDEAAPISIYGLTKLEGEQGVAAQTSRYFILRTSWLYSEYAGNFVKTMLKLGHEREELKVIWDQVGTPTYAIDLAGCLLTIIETRNQQYGIYHYSNEGLTSWYDFAKAIFELSNTPVRTLPIRTAEYPTKATRPAYSVMDKTKAKTQLQVAIPHWRDSLKVCLSRL, from the coding sequence ATGAGCAATATCCTCGTTTTTGGCGCCTCCGGGCAGTTAGGGCAGTGCCTGCAGCACGTAGCAAAAGAAAGAAACCTGAGCAACCTGGTTTTCCTGGCCGAAGCCGAAGCGAATATTCTGGATGAAGAGAAGCTGGCAGCTGTTTTTGCCAAGTACCAACCCGCGTACTGTATCAATTGCGCTGCCTACACGGCCGTGGATAAAGCCGAAGACGAGGTAGCGCTGGCCCGTAAAGTCAACAAAGACGGGGCCGTGAATCTTGCCCGGCTGTGCGAGCAGGCTGGCGCCACCCTCCTGCATATTTCCACAGATTTCGTGTTTGCCGGCACAGGCAACCAGCCGCTGGTGGAAACGGATGAAGCCGCGCCTATCAGCATTTACGGCCTCACCAAGCTGGAAGGCGAGCAGGGGGTAGCCGCGCAAACCAGCCGCTACTTTATCCTGCGCACCAGCTGGCTGTACTCCGAGTATGCCGGCAACTTTGTGAAGACCATGCTCAAGCTGGGCCATGAGCGGGAAGAACTGAAGGTTATCTGGGACCAGGTGGGCACCCCCACCTACGCCATTGACCTGGCTGGCTGCCTGCTGACCATTATCGAAACCCGGAACCAGCAGTACGGCATCTACCACTACAGCAACGAGGGCCTGACTTCGTGGTACGACTTCGCTAAGGCTATTTTTGAGCTGAGCAACACGCCGGTGCGCACTCTGCCTATCCGCACCGCCGAGTATCCCACCAAAGCCACGCGCCCGGCTTACTCCGTAATGGATAAGACCAAAGCCAAAACCCAGCTGCAGGTAGCCATTCCGCACTGGCGCGACAGCCTGAAAGTATGTTTGAGCCGTCTGTAG
- a CDS encoding TIGR03915 family putative DNA repair protein produces the protein MSRSLGPRPARNSVPSSANAGVARIAPQLTNPPLDYTYDGSFEGLLTVLFQVYDRKAAPNSIQPLGAVQGGLFAQSVLVETHDATAARVWDGLVRYMDAEARTRLFHTFLSEQPDRELLIFRYADTAMRAGRDISENYADDTVRRIAGIAQQMYREKHRMEAFVRFEKTSDELFHATIEPDFDVLPLIAPHFTKRYADQRWLIFDKRRRYGLYYDLHRTDVVEFETPTPQRRTDISATVLDEREPLFKLLWQSYFDHVNIPERKNIKLHRRHMPLRYWRYLSEKQPREQRFEPIKNKRPIG, from the coding sequence ATGAGTCGTTCCCTTGGTCCGCGCCCGGCGCGTAACAGCGTCCCGTCTTCGGCAAATGCAGGGGTAGCCCGTATTGCGCCGCAGCTCACCAACCCGCCGCTGGACTATACATACGACGGCTCTTTTGAAGGCCTGCTGACGGTTTTGTTTCAGGTCTATGACCGTAAGGCCGCCCCAAACAGCATTCAGCCCCTCGGCGCCGTGCAGGGCGGCTTGTTTGCGCAGTCCGTGCTGGTAGAAACCCACGATGCCACGGCCGCCCGCGTGTGGGATGGGCTGGTGCGGTATATGGACGCCGAGGCGCGCACCCGGCTGTTCCATACGTTTCTGAGCGAGCAGCCCGACCGGGAGCTCCTGATTTTCCGCTACGCCGACACGGCCATGCGTGCCGGCCGCGACATCTCCGAAAACTACGCCGACGATACCGTGCGCCGCATTGCGGGCATTGCCCAGCAGATGTACCGCGAAAAGCACCGCATGGAAGCCTTCGTGCGCTTCGAGAAAACCAGCGACGAGCTGTTCCACGCCACCATTGAGCCCGATTTTGACGTGCTGCCGCTCATTGCGCCCCACTTCACCAAGCGCTACGCCGACCAGCGCTGGCTTATCTTCGATAAGCGCCGCCGCTACGGTTTGTATTACGATTTGCACCGCACCGATGTAGTGGAGTTCGAAACCCCCACGCCGCAGCGGCGCACCGATATTTCGGCCACGGTGCTGGATGAGCGGGAACCCCTGTTCAAGCTGCTCTGGCAGTCCTACTTCGACCACGTAAATATTCCGGAGCGCAAAAATATAAAGCTGCACCGCCGGCATATGCCCCTGCGCTACTGGCGCTACCTGAGTGAAAAACAGCCGCGCGAGCAGCGCTTCGAGCCCATTAAGAATAAGCGGCCGATAGGCTAA